From Sediminibacterium sp. TEGAF015, a single genomic window includes:
- a CDS encoding DsrE family protein, giving the protein MKQLSILALSLVLLTTAITAQTTSKALERNAAFTGATTTKKMYHAIYQLDVNDPKIIEKAIRNINNALTDPRLAGKIEIELIAFGGGTDAYMKGSKYEEDLKALIEKGVIVSQCNNTLKERKINRDQLYNFIAIVPSGNGELIIRQAEGWSVIKP; this is encoded by the coding sequence ATGAAACAATTATCAATTTTGGCACTAAGCCTTGTACTGCTCACAACAGCAATAACAGCACAAACAACCAGCAAAGCATTAGAAAGAAATGCTGCATTTACCGGAGCAACCACCACAAAAAAAATGTATCATGCCATTTACCAGTTAGATGTAAATGACCCTAAGATTATTGAGAAGGCCATCCGTAATATTAATAATGCACTAACCGACCCACGGCTGGCAGGTAAAATAGAAATTGAGCTAATTGCATTTGGCGGTGGCACGGATGCTTACATGAAAGGCAGCAAATATGAAGAAGACCTGAAAGCATTGATAGAAAAAGGAGTAATCGTATCTCAATGCAACAATACACTAAAAGAAAGAAAAATAAACCGTGACCAATTGTACAACTTTATTGCCATTGTGCCCAGCGGTAATGGTGAACTCATCATCAGGCAGGCAGAAGGCTGGAGTGTAATAAAACCATGA
- a CDS encoding c-type cytochrome translates to MKVHWFPIMLFIIIAIVVANESISGYQKRKEADKAFAAYIASEPVDTVWRGWNKYQIPVWTDNGKLIWYGHELISNTSYYLGTKGIVAQITNGMNCQNCHLDGGTIPFGNNFGKVYATYPQFRARNNGMQSIYDRVNDCFERSLNGKKMDSTTKEMQAIYAYMKWLGDDVPKGVARGGTSLMKLKYLDRAADPAKGLQVYTANCQSCHGANGEGQLNMDGTGYSYPPLWGKHSYNDGAGLYRLSSFAGFVKNNMPFGTEYHNPKLTDEEAWDVAAFVNSQPRPHKDQSADWKNIVKKPIDFPFGPYIDSFSEHQHKYGPFKPISDAQKTKK, encoded by the coding sequence ATGAAAGTACATTGGTTTCCCATAATGCTGTTTATTATCATTGCTATTGTTGTAGCGAATGAAAGTATTTCAGGCTATCAAAAAAGAAAAGAGGCAGACAAAGCCTTTGCAGCTTATATCGCTTCTGAACCGGTGGATACCGTATGGAGAGGATGGAATAAATATCAAATTCCTGTTTGGACAGATAATGGTAAGTTAATTTGGTATGGTCACGAACTTATATCCAACACTTCTTATTATTTGGGTACTAAAGGGATCGTTGCTCAAATTACCAATGGTATGAACTGCCAGAATTGTCACTTAGATGGGGGCACCATTCCTTTCGGAAATAATTTTGGTAAAGTGTATGCAACCTATCCGCAGTTTAGGGCAAGAAATAATGGTATGCAAAGTATTTACGACCGGGTTAACGATTGTTTTGAACGAAGCCTCAACGGAAAGAAAATGGACAGCACAACTAAAGAAATGCAGGCCATATATGCTTACATGAAATGGTTAGGTGATGATGTGCCAAAAGGTGTTGCCAGAGGTGGCACCAGTCTGATGAAACTAAAATATCTTGACAGAGCCGCCGACCCTGCTAAAGGTTTACAGGTATATACAGCCAACTGCCAGAGCTGCCATGGTGCCAATGGCGAAGGGCAACTGAACATGGATGGAACAGGCTATAGCTATCCGCCACTTTGGGGTAAACATAGTTACAACGATGGTGCAGGCTTGTACCGCCTCAGTAGTTTTGCCGGATTTGTAAAAAACAACATGCCATTCGGTACAGAATACCACAATCCAAAACTAACTGATGAAGAAGCCTGGGACGTAGCCGCATTTGTAAACAGTCAGCCACGGCCACATAAAGACCAAAGTGCAGACTGGAAAAATATTGTTAAAAAGCCTATTGATTTTCCTTTTGGCCCCTATATAGACAGTTTCAGTGAGCATCAACACAAGTATGGCCCTTTTAAACCAATAAGCGATGCACAAAAAACAAAAAAATAG